In Rhodamnia argentea isolate NSW1041297 chromosome 11, ASM2092103v1, whole genome shotgun sequence, one genomic interval encodes:
- the LOC115735585 gene encoding DNA repair protein REV1 isoform X3 — MRSDTTPSTGPVNSSEGSKRSRDNSSGSTNPWSHGDSSGRGSDRRTTRTTKKEKKSSKQKTLGMAWGANSLSSSRSSFRSSPFSDFGSYMVEKNRKLQEQFHAEASTSSHSDSSSLKAIFHGVSIFVDGFTVPSSQELRGCMLKYGGRFENYFSRHHVTHIICSNLPDSKIKNLRSFSGGLPVVKPKWIVDSVAANKLLSWLPYQLDQLADNQPKLSLFFATKDGLLSNDVLADTVCQLHDIGDSSSKGRTLKDINSSEVGQSTEYGSPLSEEFGKENADVSVITKSINCTGECPGSCRTEPIDMDKEEMGMFREELKDSLSEPSTSAGNHPLDKTRTRSLPTSGVMKHPNKGHSTGEDPNFVENYFKSSRLHFIGTWRHRYRKRFPSSLNQVKCASFDLKAPDDSKKACVIHVDMVIFSSEAPETCLILLEIRFHLVDMDCFFVSVVIRNLPELHDKPVAICHSDNPKGTAEISSANYPARDYGIRAGMFVRDAKARCPHLVIFPYNFEAYTEVADHFYSILHKHCATVQAVSCDEAFLDVTDSEVQDPQLLASIIRREVFETTGCTASAGIAGNMLMARLATKTAKPNGQCYIPLEKVDEYLCKLPINALPGIGHVLEDKLKKRNIWTCGQLCMVSKESLQKDFGAKTGEMLWNYSRGVDNRMVSTIQESKSIGAEVNWGVRFKDAKDSKLFLVNLCKEVHLRLQGCGVHGRKFTLKIKKRRKDAQEPAKYMGCGDCENLSHTITVPVATDDIDVIQRITMQLFGSFHIDVKEIRGVGLQVSRLESVDASKQGLERNLLKSWLASTSANRDEQCDTNSVVKETIDIGPEGQNVAGVSSNLFPHLARNSNQVDDSPSDCKASLDRSVTRPALCHLDIEVIESLPPEVFSELNDAYGGKLVAFVSKGKGKSNSIADGEVRGSSPSKHSQQVVKGARDGAEVYFSGTNHVDRFQQDKQTEKPLLQETDLLCVSKPSYSSGGASVPSLMKTDLMPLSLSQVDCSVLQELPKELRDGILQQLPARRGQDVSLIAHFSGSADICQDNSNTESPDKSSRSVLRETELWIGNPPCWVDRFLVSNCLMLNSLAETYQRSGSPGRLSSVLQRFISEIPSHVDMTSNDWDDAISSLSELLKQYIKLKIEWDIEEVYICFHHIRRLAVKSKLFLQVQNTIFPYIQASVGENYGGELNISLE, encoded by the exons ATGAGGTCCGACACGACTCCGTCGACTGGGCCTGTAAATTCCAGCGAAGGGTCGAAGCGAAGCCGCGACAATTCTTCCGGTTCGACGAACCCTTGGAGCCACGGCGACAGCAGTGGCCGAGGGAGCGACAGAAGGACGACGAGGAcgacgaagaaggagaagaagagcagTAAGCAGAAAACGCTAGGCATGGCCTGGGGCGCcaattctctctcctcctcgcGATCCTCCTTCCGCAGTTCTCCTTTCTCCGATTTCGGCAG CTACATGGTTGAGAAGAATAGGAAACTTCAGGAACAGTTCCATGCAGAAGCTTCGACTTCTTCTCACAGTGATTCAAGTTCTTTGAAAGCCATATTTCATGGAGTTTCTATTTTTGTGGATGGTTTCACTGTTCCTTCCAGTCAG GAATTGCGAGGCTGTATGTTGAAGTATGGTGGAAGATTTGAGAACTACTTCTCCAGGCATCATGTCACACATATCATTTGCAGTAACCTTCCTGACAGTAAAATAAAGAATTTGAG GTCCTTTAGTGGTGGACTTCCAGTTGTGAAACCAAAGTGGATTGTGGATTCTGTTGCAGCTAACAAACTATTAAGTT GGCTTCCTTACCAGCTCGACCAGCTTGCAGATAATCAGCCTAAGTTGTCATTATTCTTTGCTACTAAAGATGGCTTGCTGTCTAATGATGTTTTGGCCGACACAGTTTGTCAGTTGCATGATATTGGGGATTCATCTTCAAAAGGTCGGACTTTGAAGGACATTAATTCATCTGAAGTGGGTCAATCAACAGAATACGGAAGTCCACTCAGTGAAGAGTTTGGCAAGGAGAATGCAGATGTTTCGGTGATTACAAAATCGATTAATTGCACCGGAGAATGTCCGGGAAGTTGTAGGACCGAACCAATTGACATGGATAAAGAAGAAATGGGAATGTTCAGGGAAGAACTTAAAGACAGTCTCAGTGAACCTAGTACTTCAGCTGGCAATCACCCCTTAGACAAAACAAGAACGAGGAGTTTACCAACTTCTGGAGTCATGAAACATCCTAATAAGGGCCATTCAACTGGAGAGGATCCTAATTTTGTAGAGAATTATTTCAAG AGTTCGAGATTACATTTCATAGGAACATGGAGACATAGGTATCGCAAGCGGTTTCCTAGTTCTCTCAACCAGGTTAAGTGTGCAAGCTTTGATCTTAAAGCTCCGGATGATTCTAAAAAGGCATGCGTCATCCATGTTGACAtggtaattttctcttctgaagcTCCAGAAACATGTCTCATCCTATTGGAGATACGATTTCACTTAGTTGACATG GATTGCTTCTTCGTTTCAGTGGTCATCAGGAACCTTCCTGAATTACATGATAAACCTGTGGCTATATGCCACTCAGACAATCCAAAAGGCACTGCTGAAATTTCATCTGCAAACTATCCAGCTCGAGACTATG GAATTAGGGCCGGGATGTTCGTCCGAGATGCCAAAGCACGTTGTCCTCATCTTGTCATTTTTCCATACAATTTTGAAGCTTACACAGAG GTGGCTGATCACTTCTACAGCATATTGCATAAGCACTGCGCAACAGTGCAG GCAGTGAGCTGTGACGAAGCATTTTTAGATGTCACAGATTCAGAAGTGCAAGATCCTCAGCTTCTGGCTTCTATAATAAGAAGAGAGGTTTTCGAGACCACTGGATGCACTGCAAGTGCTGGTATAGCTGGGAATATGCTAATGGCTCGCCTAGCTACCAAGACTGCTAAGCCAAATGGTCAGTGCTACATCCCCTTAGAAAAG GTGGACGAATATTTGTGCAAGCTTCCTATAAATGCACTTCCTGGAATAGGACATGTTCTAGAGGATAAACTGAAGAAGCGAAATATTTGGACTTGTGGACAGCTGTGTATGGTGTCGAAG GAATCTCTTCAGAAGGATTTTGGTGCGAAAACAGGGGAGATGTTGTGGAATTACAGTAGAGGAGTAGACAACAGGATGGTCAGCACAATTCAG GAAAGCAAGTCAATTGGTGCTGAAGTTAATTGGGGTGTGAGGTTCAAGGATGCAAAAGAT AGCAAGTTATTTCTTGTAAACCTTTGTAAAGAAGTCCATTTGAGGCTGCAGGGATGTGGAGTTCATGGCCGGAAATTTACTCTTAAG atcaaaaagagaaggaaggatGCTCAGGAACCTGCAAAATACATGGGTTGTGGAGATTGTGAAAACCTCAGCCACACAATAACG GTTCCAGTTGCTACAGATGATATAGATGTTATTCAGAGGATAACAATGCAGCTCTTTGGATCATTTCATATAG ATGTGAAGGAGATTCGTGGGGTTGGCCTGCAAGTTTCCCGCCTTGAAAGTGTGGATGCTTCTAAACAAG GACTCGAAAGAAATCTCTTGAAGTCATGGCTTGCCTCTACCTCCGCAAATCGAGATGAACAATGTGACACCAACAGTGTGGTGAAAGAGACAATTGACATAG GTCCAGAGGGCCAGAATGTGGCTGGGGTTTCAAGTAATCTGTTTCCTCACTTAGCTCGGAATTCCAATCAAGTAGATGACAGTCCATCAGATTGTAAAGCTTCTTTGGATCGGTCTGTCACACGACCGGCCTTATGTCATCTGGATATTGAAGTCATAGAGTCACTCCCACCAGAAGTCTTTTCTGAGTTAAATGATGCTTATGGAGGGAAACTAGTTGCGTTTGTTTCTAAAGGCAAGGGCAAGTCTAACAGCATAGCCGATGGTGAAGTCAGAGGGAGTTCTCCATCCAAGCATTCACAGCAAGTAGTGAAAG GTGCAAGAGATGGAGCAGAGGTGTACTTTTCTGGTACCAATCATGTGGACAGATTTCAACAAGATAAACAG ACAGAGAAGCCTCTTCTTCAGGAAACAGATCTTTTATGTGTGTCTAAACCAAGCTACTCTAGTGGGGGGGCTTCAGTACCCAGTCTTATGAAGACAGACTTGATGCCGTTATCTCTGAGTCAAGTAGACTGCTCTGTGCTGCAAGAGTTGCCTAAAGAGTTACGAGATGGCATCCTCCAGCAACTTCCTGCCCGCAGGGGACAAGATGTCTCTTTGATTGCTCACTTCAGTGGAAGTGCGGATATATGTCAGGATAACTCAAATACTGAGAGTCCAGACAAAAGTTCAAGGTCAGTGCTGAGAGAGACTGAACTTTGGATAGGGAATCCTCCGTGTTGGGTTGATAGATTCCTAGTCAGCAATTGCTTGATGTTGAATAGCTTGGCTGAGACTTATCAAAGATCAGGATCACCTGGAAGATTGTCATCAGTTCTGCAGAGGTTTATTTCCGAAATTCCATCCCATGTGGATATGACCTCTAATGATTGGGATGACGCTATTAGCAGCTTGTCTGAGCTTCTGAAGCAGTACATTAAGTTGAAGATAGAATGGGATATTGAAGAGGTCTATATTTGCTTTCACCATATTAGAAG GTTAGCAGTGAAGTCAAAATTATTCCTCCAAGTTCAGAATACCATCTTTCCTTACATCCAA GCATCTGTTGGTGAAAACTATGGAGGAGAACTAAATATATCTCTGGAGTAG
- the LOC115735585 gene encoding DNA repair protein REV1 isoform X1: MRSDTTPSTGPVNSSEGSKRSRDNSSGSTNPWSHGDSSGRGSDRRTTRTTKKEKKSSKQKTLGMAWGANSLSSSRSSFRSSPFSDFGSYMVEKNRKLQEQFHAEASTSSHSDSSSLKAIFHGVSIFVDGFTVPSSQELRGCMLKYGGRFENYFSRHHVTHIICSNLPDSKIKNLRSFSGGLPVVKPKWIVDSVAANKLLSWLPYQLDQLADNQPKLSLFFATKDGLLSNDVLADTVCQLHDIGDSSSKGRTLKDINSSEVGQSTEYGSPLSEEFGKENADVSVITKSINCTGECPGSCRTEPIDMDKEEMGMFREELKDSLSEPSTSAGNHPLDKTRTRSLPTSGVMKHPNKGHSTGEDPNFVENYFKSSRLHFIGTWRHRYRKRFPSSLNQVKCASFDLKAPDDSKKACVIHVDMVIFSSEAPETCLILLEIRFHLVDMDCFFVSVVIRNLPELHDKPVAICHSDNPKGTAEISSANYPARDYGIRAGMFVRDAKARCPHLVIFPYNFEAYTEVADHFYSILHKHCATVQAVSCDEAFLDVTDSEVQDPQLLASIIRREVFETTGCTASAGIAGNMLMARLATKTAKPNGQCYIPLEKVDEYLCKLPINALPGIGHVLEDKLKKRNIWTCGQLCMVSKESLQKDFGAKTGEMLWNYSRGVDNRMVSTIQESKSIGAEVNWGVRFKDAKDSKLFLVNLCKEVHLRLQGCGVHGRKFTLKIKKRRKDAQEPAKYMGCGDCENLSHTITVPVATDDIDVIQRITMQLFGSFHIDVKEIRGVGLQVSRLESVDASKQGLERNLLKSWLASTSANRDEQCDTNSVVKETIDIGPEGQNVAGVSSNLFPHLARNSNQVDDSPSDCKASLDRSVTRPALCHLDIEVIESLPPEVFSELNDAYGGKLVAFVSKGKGKSNSIADGEVRGSSPSKHSQQVVKGARDGAEVYFSGTNHVDRFQQDKQTEKPLLQETDLLCVSKPSYSSGGASVPSLMKTDLMPLSLSQVDCSVLQELPKELRDGILQQLPARRGQDVSLIAHFSGSADICQDNSNTESPDKSSRSVLRETELWIGNPPCWVDRFLVSNCLMLNSLAETYQRSGSPGRLSSVLQRFISEIPSHVDMTSNDWDDAISSLSELLKQYIKLKIEWDIEEVYICFHHIRRLAVKSKLFLQVQNTIFPYIQVGGSSFCFMNSCCTALTLVISWPIHNESISCFSGIQSFRHLLVKTMEEN, from the exons ATGAGGTCCGACACGACTCCGTCGACTGGGCCTGTAAATTCCAGCGAAGGGTCGAAGCGAAGCCGCGACAATTCTTCCGGTTCGACGAACCCTTGGAGCCACGGCGACAGCAGTGGCCGAGGGAGCGACAGAAGGACGACGAGGAcgacgaagaaggagaagaagagcagTAAGCAGAAAACGCTAGGCATGGCCTGGGGCGCcaattctctctcctcctcgcGATCCTCCTTCCGCAGTTCTCCTTTCTCCGATTTCGGCAG CTACATGGTTGAGAAGAATAGGAAACTTCAGGAACAGTTCCATGCAGAAGCTTCGACTTCTTCTCACAGTGATTCAAGTTCTTTGAAAGCCATATTTCATGGAGTTTCTATTTTTGTGGATGGTTTCACTGTTCCTTCCAGTCAG GAATTGCGAGGCTGTATGTTGAAGTATGGTGGAAGATTTGAGAACTACTTCTCCAGGCATCATGTCACACATATCATTTGCAGTAACCTTCCTGACAGTAAAATAAAGAATTTGAG GTCCTTTAGTGGTGGACTTCCAGTTGTGAAACCAAAGTGGATTGTGGATTCTGTTGCAGCTAACAAACTATTAAGTT GGCTTCCTTACCAGCTCGACCAGCTTGCAGATAATCAGCCTAAGTTGTCATTATTCTTTGCTACTAAAGATGGCTTGCTGTCTAATGATGTTTTGGCCGACACAGTTTGTCAGTTGCATGATATTGGGGATTCATCTTCAAAAGGTCGGACTTTGAAGGACATTAATTCATCTGAAGTGGGTCAATCAACAGAATACGGAAGTCCACTCAGTGAAGAGTTTGGCAAGGAGAATGCAGATGTTTCGGTGATTACAAAATCGATTAATTGCACCGGAGAATGTCCGGGAAGTTGTAGGACCGAACCAATTGACATGGATAAAGAAGAAATGGGAATGTTCAGGGAAGAACTTAAAGACAGTCTCAGTGAACCTAGTACTTCAGCTGGCAATCACCCCTTAGACAAAACAAGAACGAGGAGTTTACCAACTTCTGGAGTCATGAAACATCCTAATAAGGGCCATTCAACTGGAGAGGATCCTAATTTTGTAGAGAATTATTTCAAG AGTTCGAGATTACATTTCATAGGAACATGGAGACATAGGTATCGCAAGCGGTTTCCTAGTTCTCTCAACCAGGTTAAGTGTGCAAGCTTTGATCTTAAAGCTCCGGATGATTCTAAAAAGGCATGCGTCATCCATGTTGACAtggtaattttctcttctgaagcTCCAGAAACATGTCTCATCCTATTGGAGATACGATTTCACTTAGTTGACATG GATTGCTTCTTCGTTTCAGTGGTCATCAGGAACCTTCCTGAATTACATGATAAACCTGTGGCTATATGCCACTCAGACAATCCAAAAGGCACTGCTGAAATTTCATCTGCAAACTATCCAGCTCGAGACTATG GAATTAGGGCCGGGATGTTCGTCCGAGATGCCAAAGCACGTTGTCCTCATCTTGTCATTTTTCCATACAATTTTGAAGCTTACACAGAG GTGGCTGATCACTTCTACAGCATATTGCATAAGCACTGCGCAACAGTGCAG GCAGTGAGCTGTGACGAAGCATTTTTAGATGTCACAGATTCAGAAGTGCAAGATCCTCAGCTTCTGGCTTCTATAATAAGAAGAGAGGTTTTCGAGACCACTGGATGCACTGCAAGTGCTGGTATAGCTGGGAATATGCTAATGGCTCGCCTAGCTACCAAGACTGCTAAGCCAAATGGTCAGTGCTACATCCCCTTAGAAAAG GTGGACGAATATTTGTGCAAGCTTCCTATAAATGCACTTCCTGGAATAGGACATGTTCTAGAGGATAAACTGAAGAAGCGAAATATTTGGACTTGTGGACAGCTGTGTATGGTGTCGAAG GAATCTCTTCAGAAGGATTTTGGTGCGAAAACAGGGGAGATGTTGTGGAATTACAGTAGAGGAGTAGACAACAGGATGGTCAGCACAATTCAG GAAAGCAAGTCAATTGGTGCTGAAGTTAATTGGGGTGTGAGGTTCAAGGATGCAAAAGAT AGCAAGTTATTTCTTGTAAACCTTTGTAAAGAAGTCCATTTGAGGCTGCAGGGATGTGGAGTTCATGGCCGGAAATTTACTCTTAAG atcaaaaagagaaggaaggatGCTCAGGAACCTGCAAAATACATGGGTTGTGGAGATTGTGAAAACCTCAGCCACACAATAACG GTTCCAGTTGCTACAGATGATATAGATGTTATTCAGAGGATAACAATGCAGCTCTTTGGATCATTTCATATAG ATGTGAAGGAGATTCGTGGGGTTGGCCTGCAAGTTTCCCGCCTTGAAAGTGTGGATGCTTCTAAACAAG GACTCGAAAGAAATCTCTTGAAGTCATGGCTTGCCTCTACCTCCGCAAATCGAGATGAACAATGTGACACCAACAGTGTGGTGAAAGAGACAATTGACATAG GTCCAGAGGGCCAGAATGTGGCTGGGGTTTCAAGTAATCTGTTTCCTCACTTAGCTCGGAATTCCAATCAAGTAGATGACAGTCCATCAGATTGTAAAGCTTCTTTGGATCGGTCTGTCACACGACCGGCCTTATGTCATCTGGATATTGAAGTCATAGAGTCACTCCCACCAGAAGTCTTTTCTGAGTTAAATGATGCTTATGGAGGGAAACTAGTTGCGTTTGTTTCTAAAGGCAAGGGCAAGTCTAACAGCATAGCCGATGGTGAAGTCAGAGGGAGTTCTCCATCCAAGCATTCACAGCAAGTAGTGAAAG GTGCAAGAGATGGAGCAGAGGTGTACTTTTCTGGTACCAATCATGTGGACAGATTTCAACAAGATAAACAG ACAGAGAAGCCTCTTCTTCAGGAAACAGATCTTTTATGTGTGTCTAAACCAAGCTACTCTAGTGGGGGGGCTTCAGTACCCAGTCTTATGAAGACAGACTTGATGCCGTTATCTCTGAGTCAAGTAGACTGCTCTGTGCTGCAAGAGTTGCCTAAAGAGTTACGAGATGGCATCCTCCAGCAACTTCCTGCCCGCAGGGGACAAGATGTCTCTTTGATTGCTCACTTCAGTGGAAGTGCGGATATATGTCAGGATAACTCAAATACTGAGAGTCCAGACAAAAGTTCAAGGTCAGTGCTGAGAGAGACTGAACTTTGGATAGGGAATCCTCCGTGTTGGGTTGATAGATTCCTAGTCAGCAATTGCTTGATGTTGAATAGCTTGGCTGAGACTTATCAAAGATCAGGATCACCTGGAAGATTGTCATCAGTTCTGCAGAGGTTTATTTCCGAAATTCCATCCCATGTGGATATGACCTCTAATGATTGGGATGACGCTATTAGCAGCTTGTCTGAGCTTCTGAAGCAGTACATTAAGTTGAAGATAGAATGGGATATTGAAGAGGTCTATATTTGCTTTCACCATATTAGAAG GTTAGCAGTGAAGTCAAAATTATTCCTCCAAGTTCAGAATACCATCTTTCCTTACATCCAAGTTGGTGGTTCTTCATTTTGCTTTATGAATTCCTGTTGTACAGCTTTGACCTTGGTCATATCTTGGCCTATACATAACGAGTCCATTTCCTGTTTCTCTGGTATCCAATCTTTCAGGCATCTGTTGGTGAAAACTATGGAGGAGAACTAA
- the LOC115735585 gene encoding DNA repair protein REV1 isoform X2 produces MRSDTTPSTGPVNSSEGSKRSRDNSSGSTNPWSHGDSSGRGSDRRTTRTTKKEKKSSKQKTLGMAWGANSLSSSRSSFRSSPFSDFGSYMVEKNRKLQEQFHAEASTSSHSDSSSLKAIFHGVSIFVDGFTVPSSQELRGCMLKYGGRFENYFSRHHVTHIICSNLPDSKIKNLRSFSGGLPVVKPKWIVDSVAANKLLSWLPYQLDQLADNQPKLSLFFATKDGLLSNDVLADTVCQLHDIGDSSSKGRTLKDINSSEVGQSTEYGSPLSEEFGKENADVSVITKSINCTGECPGSCRTEPIDMDKEEMGMFREELKDSLSEPSTSAGNHPLDKTRTRSLPTSGVMKHPNKGHSTGEDPNFVENYFKSSRLHFIGTWRHRYRKRFPSSLNQVKCASFDLKAPDDSKKACVIHVDMDCFFVSVVIRNLPELHDKPVAICHSDNPKGTAEISSANYPARDYGIRAGMFVRDAKARCPHLVIFPYNFEAYTEVADHFYSILHKHCATVQAVSCDEAFLDVTDSEVQDPQLLASIIRREVFETTGCTASAGIAGNMLMARLATKTAKPNGQCYIPLEKVDEYLCKLPINALPGIGHVLEDKLKKRNIWTCGQLCMVSKESLQKDFGAKTGEMLWNYSRGVDNRMVSTIQESKSIGAEVNWGVRFKDAKDSKLFLVNLCKEVHLRLQGCGVHGRKFTLKIKKRRKDAQEPAKYMGCGDCENLSHTITVPVATDDIDVIQRITMQLFGSFHIDVKEIRGVGLQVSRLESVDASKQGLERNLLKSWLASTSANRDEQCDTNSVVKETIDIGPEGQNVAGVSSNLFPHLARNSNQVDDSPSDCKASLDRSVTRPALCHLDIEVIESLPPEVFSELNDAYGGKLVAFVSKGKGKSNSIADGEVRGSSPSKHSQQVVKGARDGAEVYFSGTNHVDRFQQDKQTEKPLLQETDLLCVSKPSYSSGGASVPSLMKTDLMPLSLSQVDCSVLQELPKELRDGILQQLPARRGQDVSLIAHFSGSADICQDNSNTESPDKSSRSVLRETELWIGNPPCWVDRFLVSNCLMLNSLAETYQRSGSPGRLSSVLQRFISEIPSHVDMTSNDWDDAISSLSELLKQYIKLKIEWDIEEVYICFHHIRRLAVKSKLFLQVQNTIFPYIQVGGSSFCFMNSCCTALTLVISWPIHNESISCFSGIQSFRHLLVKTMEEN; encoded by the exons ATGAGGTCCGACACGACTCCGTCGACTGGGCCTGTAAATTCCAGCGAAGGGTCGAAGCGAAGCCGCGACAATTCTTCCGGTTCGACGAACCCTTGGAGCCACGGCGACAGCAGTGGCCGAGGGAGCGACAGAAGGACGACGAGGAcgacgaagaaggagaagaagagcagTAAGCAGAAAACGCTAGGCATGGCCTGGGGCGCcaattctctctcctcctcgcGATCCTCCTTCCGCAGTTCTCCTTTCTCCGATTTCGGCAG CTACATGGTTGAGAAGAATAGGAAACTTCAGGAACAGTTCCATGCAGAAGCTTCGACTTCTTCTCACAGTGATTCAAGTTCTTTGAAAGCCATATTTCATGGAGTTTCTATTTTTGTGGATGGTTTCACTGTTCCTTCCAGTCAG GAATTGCGAGGCTGTATGTTGAAGTATGGTGGAAGATTTGAGAACTACTTCTCCAGGCATCATGTCACACATATCATTTGCAGTAACCTTCCTGACAGTAAAATAAAGAATTTGAG GTCCTTTAGTGGTGGACTTCCAGTTGTGAAACCAAAGTGGATTGTGGATTCTGTTGCAGCTAACAAACTATTAAGTT GGCTTCCTTACCAGCTCGACCAGCTTGCAGATAATCAGCCTAAGTTGTCATTATTCTTTGCTACTAAAGATGGCTTGCTGTCTAATGATGTTTTGGCCGACACAGTTTGTCAGTTGCATGATATTGGGGATTCATCTTCAAAAGGTCGGACTTTGAAGGACATTAATTCATCTGAAGTGGGTCAATCAACAGAATACGGAAGTCCACTCAGTGAAGAGTTTGGCAAGGAGAATGCAGATGTTTCGGTGATTACAAAATCGATTAATTGCACCGGAGAATGTCCGGGAAGTTGTAGGACCGAACCAATTGACATGGATAAAGAAGAAATGGGAATGTTCAGGGAAGAACTTAAAGACAGTCTCAGTGAACCTAGTACTTCAGCTGGCAATCACCCCTTAGACAAAACAAGAACGAGGAGTTTACCAACTTCTGGAGTCATGAAACATCCTAATAAGGGCCATTCAACTGGAGAGGATCCTAATTTTGTAGAGAATTATTTCAAG AGTTCGAGATTACATTTCATAGGAACATGGAGACATAGGTATCGCAAGCGGTTTCCTAGTTCTCTCAACCAGGTTAAGTGTGCAAGCTTTGATCTTAAAGCTCCGGATGATTCTAAAAAGGCATGCGTCATCCATGTTGACAtg GATTGCTTCTTCGTTTCAGTGGTCATCAGGAACCTTCCTGAATTACATGATAAACCTGTGGCTATATGCCACTCAGACAATCCAAAAGGCACTGCTGAAATTTCATCTGCAAACTATCCAGCTCGAGACTATG GAATTAGGGCCGGGATGTTCGTCCGAGATGCCAAAGCACGTTGTCCTCATCTTGTCATTTTTCCATACAATTTTGAAGCTTACACAGAG GTGGCTGATCACTTCTACAGCATATTGCATAAGCACTGCGCAACAGTGCAG GCAGTGAGCTGTGACGAAGCATTTTTAGATGTCACAGATTCAGAAGTGCAAGATCCTCAGCTTCTGGCTTCTATAATAAGAAGAGAGGTTTTCGAGACCACTGGATGCACTGCAAGTGCTGGTATAGCTGGGAATATGCTAATGGCTCGCCTAGCTACCAAGACTGCTAAGCCAAATGGTCAGTGCTACATCCCCTTAGAAAAG GTGGACGAATATTTGTGCAAGCTTCCTATAAATGCACTTCCTGGAATAGGACATGTTCTAGAGGATAAACTGAAGAAGCGAAATATTTGGACTTGTGGACAGCTGTGTATGGTGTCGAAG GAATCTCTTCAGAAGGATTTTGGTGCGAAAACAGGGGAGATGTTGTGGAATTACAGTAGAGGAGTAGACAACAGGATGGTCAGCACAATTCAG GAAAGCAAGTCAATTGGTGCTGAAGTTAATTGGGGTGTGAGGTTCAAGGATGCAAAAGAT AGCAAGTTATTTCTTGTAAACCTTTGTAAAGAAGTCCATTTGAGGCTGCAGGGATGTGGAGTTCATGGCCGGAAATTTACTCTTAAG atcaaaaagagaaggaaggatGCTCAGGAACCTGCAAAATACATGGGTTGTGGAGATTGTGAAAACCTCAGCCACACAATAACG GTTCCAGTTGCTACAGATGATATAGATGTTATTCAGAGGATAACAATGCAGCTCTTTGGATCATTTCATATAG ATGTGAAGGAGATTCGTGGGGTTGGCCTGCAAGTTTCCCGCCTTGAAAGTGTGGATGCTTCTAAACAAG GACTCGAAAGAAATCTCTTGAAGTCATGGCTTGCCTCTACCTCCGCAAATCGAGATGAACAATGTGACACCAACAGTGTGGTGAAAGAGACAATTGACATAG GTCCAGAGGGCCAGAATGTGGCTGGGGTTTCAAGTAATCTGTTTCCTCACTTAGCTCGGAATTCCAATCAAGTAGATGACAGTCCATCAGATTGTAAAGCTTCTTTGGATCGGTCTGTCACACGACCGGCCTTATGTCATCTGGATATTGAAGTCATAGAGTCACTCCCACCAGAAGTCTTTTCTGAGTTAAATGATGCTTATGGAGGGAAACTAGTTGCGTTTGTTTCTAAAGGCAAGGGCAAGTCTAACAGCATAGCCGATGGTGAAGTCAGAGGGAGTTCTCCATCCAAGCATTCACAGCAAGTAGTGAAAG GTGCAAGAGATGGAGCAGAGGTGTACTTTTCTGGTACCAATCATGTGGACAGATTTCAACAAGATAAACAG ACAGAGAAGCCTCTTCTTCAGGAAACAGATCTTTTATGTGTGTCTAAACCAAGCTACTCTAGTGGGGGGGCTTCAGTACCCAGTCTTATGAAGACAGACTTGATGCCGTTATCTCTGAGTCAAGTAGACTGCTCTGTGCTGCAAGAGTTGCCTAAAGAGTTACGAGATGGCATCCTCCAGCAACTTCCTGCCCGCAGGGGACAAGATGTCTCTTTGATTGCTCACTTCAGTGGAAGTGCGGATATATGTCAGGATAACTCAAATACTGAGAGTCCAGACAAAAGTTCAAGGTCAGTGCTGAGAGAGACTGAACTTTGGATAGGGAATCCTCCGTGTTGGGTTGATAGATTCCTAGTCAGCAATTGCTTGATGTTGAATAGCTTGGCTGAGACTTATCAAAGATCAGGATCACCTGGAAGATTGTCATCAGTTCTGCAGAGGTTTATTTCCGAAATTCCATCCCATGTGGATATGACCTCTAATGATTGGGATGACGCTATTAGCAGCTTGTCTGAGCTTCTGAAGCAGTACATTAAGTTGAAGATAGAATGGGATATTGAAGAGGTCTATATTTGCTTTCACCATATTAGAAG GTTAGCAGTGAAGTCAAAATTATTCCTCCAAGTTCAGAATACCATCTTTCCTTACATCCAAGTTGGTGGTTCTTCATTTTGCTTTATGAATTCCTGTTGTACAGCTTTGACCTTGGTCATATCTTGGCCTATACATAACGAGTCCATTTCCTGTTTCTCTGGTATCCAATCTTTCAGGCATCTGTTGGTGAAAACTATGGAGGAGAACTAA